The genomic interval TGATGCCCTATCTCTTGTCGTTTCATTGGGGCTGGCTGGTCGGTTCGCTGCTGCTGGGGCTGGCGATGGGTTGGATTTCCGTGGTCCAGCGCGGCAACGGCACCTCCAAGGTGACCGCGCGCTGGCTGGCGGTGGTGGCGGCCGCCCTGGTCGGCGTGGCGCTGGCGCGCGTGGTCCCCGGCCGTTTCGGCTATTGGCTCGATCTCGGCCTGATCATATTCGCCTGCTACCTCGTCGGCTGCACCATCGGGGCATGGCTACGCGACATCGTGGTGTCCCGCAGCCAGCCTGCCGGCTGAGGTTCGCGTCGCCGCGGGAGCCGTTCCGCGAGCGTCTCGGGTCTCCCCGTGTCGCTCCCGGGTCGTGCCTGGACGCTCCGACCGCAACGCCCAAAATGCCGCTCGGCGCCACTCTTGGCGCGACGCAGCAGATGTCAAATATTGAGGTCGGCTTAAGACCGGACGGAACATTGTGCCGCCGAAATCATCAAAACTTCACGGCCCGTGCGCAGGATTGCCCCAGATTCGTACGAGCCCCGCACGCAAGGGAGCCAAACGGTGCATTCTTCGCCCCGAAGCCCATCTAAAATACTGAAGAAACGCGTTTTTGTGCGTATTGGCGAATTCCACTCCGCCTCAAAACGCGCTAGTGGAGGGGCGGGGGGCATGCGCGGAGCCGGTGCCGGCGGCAGGGGTTCGCCGCTCGCTGGTTCGCCGGCCAACATGGCCGCTGAAGCGTTGTTCGAGGTCTAGATGCTGGAAGCCATACGCAGAGCGACGTCGTTTCTGCGCCAGAAGCAAATCCTGCATAAGCTGGGAGTGGTGATCAGCGTCACGGTCATCGGCATCGCCTGCTATGTGCTCTACCACATGCTGCGCGGCATCGACTTCAACGAAGTCGTCGAGGCGATCAAGAGTACTGAGCCGAGCCAGATCGCGATGGCGGCCCTGTTCGTCACGGCGGGCTATTTCACCCTGACATTCTACGATCTGTTTGCGACCCGCGCGATCGGCCACGCCCACGTGCCCTATCGCATCAACGCGCTCGCGGCCTTCACCAGCTACTCGATCGGCCACAATGTCGGCGCCAGCGTCTTCACCGGCGGCGCCGTGCGCTACCGCATCTACTCGGCCTGGGGCCTGAATGCGATCGACGTCGCAAAGATCTGCTTTCTCGCCGGCCTGACCTTCTGGCTCGGCAACGCCGCGGTGCTCGGCCTCGGCATCGCCTATCATCCGGAGGCGGCGGCCTCCATCGACCAGCTCCCGGCCTGGCTGAACCGGACGCTGGCGCTGATGATCATCGCCGGCCTGGTGGCCTATGTGGTCTGGGTCTGGACCCAGCCGCGCGTCGTCGGCCGCGGGCCCTGGACCGTGGTCCTCCCGGGCGGCCCGCTGACCCTTCTCCAGATCGCGATCGGCATCGTCGATCTCGGCTTCTGTGCGCTCGCGATGTATGTGCTGGTGCCGGACGAGCCCAATCTGGGCTTCGTCGTCGTCGCCGTCATCTTCGTCTCGGCGACGCTGCTCGGCTTCGCCAGCCACTCGCCCGGCGGGCTCGGCGTCTTCGATGCCGCCATGCTGGTCGGGCTCTGGCAAATGGACCGCGAGGAGCTGCTCGGCGGGATGCTCCTGTTCCGCGTCCTTTATTATCTTTCGCCCTTTGTCATCTCTGTAATCTTGCTGACGTTTCGCGAGGTTATCATCGGCGCCCGATCGAAGCGCCTGCAACAGGCGGCGCTCAAGCTCGATCCCGGCCCTCCGCCCGAGGCCGTCTATGCGCGAGAGCGCAGCGACAAGGGCGCCTGATCGGCCGACACATCTGAGGAGAAGCCTGCCCCGATGGCGATAGACGCCCATTCTTCTCCCTCGGTCCAGCCATGGTCCGACCGTCTCAGGCACTCGGCGATCATCCTGATCGTCGCGGCGCTCGCGCTCTCGGTCGTGGTCTCGCTCGGGGAGTTGTCGGTGGTGCGGGCGGCCGCCGTCTTCCTCTGCATCGCAGCCGCGGCGCTGATCCCCTGGCGGCTGCACGACGCCGCTGCCTCGCGCGACGACGTCCGCCGCATCAATCCGGTCGAGAGCGCGGCGGTCGCCGCCGTGGTCTCCGGCATGCCGGATCCGGCGGTGCTGCTCGACCGCGCCGGCCGCGTCATCCACCTCAATGCCGCCGCCGCCCAGCTCGCGCCGGCGCTGCGCAAGAACGAGCTCGCGCAATTCGCGCTGCGCTCGCCGGAGATCATCACGGCGCTGCGCGAAGCGATCGCGACCACCGAGCAGCGCCGCGCGGACTATCTCGATCATGTGCCGGTCGATCGCTGGATGGAGCTGATCATCACGCCGGTGGCGGTGCCGACGCTGTTCGGCGGCACCGACAAGTGCATGCTGATGACCTTCCACGACCAGACGCCGCTGCGCCGGGTCGAGGAGATGCGCGCCGACTTCGTCGCCAATGCCAGTCACGAATTGCGCACGCCGCTCGCCGCGCTCTCCGGCTTCATCGACACGCTGCAAGGGCAGGCCAAGGACGATCCCAAGGCGCGCGAGCGCTTCCTCGGCATCATGCACAACCAGGCCACCCGGATGGCGCGCCTGATCGACGATCTGCTGTCGCTGTCGCGGGTCGAATTGTCGGCGCATGTGCGGCCCGACACGCTGGTCGATCTGATCCCGATCATCCGCCAGGTCGCCGACGGGCTCGAGCCGCTCGCGCGCGAACGCCAGGTCGAGGTCGAGACCGATCTGCCGGAGCCGCCAGTGATGATCGCGGGCGACCGCGAGGAGCTGCTCCGTTTGTTCGAGAACCTGATCGAGAACGCGCTGAAATACGGCGCCTCGGGCGGCCGGGTCATCGTCTCGCTCGGCACCCTTCCGGCGGCGGACGGCACGCCGGAACTCCGGGTCATGGTGCGCGACTTCGGTCCGGGCATTGCGCCCGAGCACCTGCCGCGGCTGACCGAGCGCTTCTACCGGGTTGACGTCGGCGACAGCCGCTCGCAGGGGGGGACGGGCCTTGGATTATCGCTGGTGAAACATATTCTCAACCGTCACCGCGGCCGTCTCATGATCGAAAGCGTGCCCAAACAGGGCGCGACGTTCACCGCCTGTTTTCCCCAGGCGAAGGCGCCGGTGGCGCATTAGACACGCGATGCAGCTTCAATCGACCCTGACCTGCCCGAAGTGCGGACACCGGGCAACAGAGACCATGCCGGTCGACGCTTGCCAGTTTTTTTACGACTGCGGCGGCTGCGGCATCCGGCTCAGGCCGCAGCCGGGCGATTGCTGCGTGTTCTGTTCCTACGGGAGCGTGCCTTGCCCGCCAATTCAGGAGAACGGCAAGGGTGCTTGCGGCGGTTGAGACTGAACCCGGTGCAGATCGGGCGGCTGAGCGCATTTGACCAAATTAACGAGAAAACTCTGTGCGTGCTCGCACCAGCGGATGCCGGAGGAGCGCGCGTACAATGAGAGGTATGCCGACTGCGAGCGGTATCGCCCAGTACGTGAAATGCGGCAATTCCTTCCAGATCGGCAATTGCTTTCCGTTATCGACGTAAAAGGCAACAAGCATCAGGATATATGACAGGCCCATTCCTGTGATGTGAAGCCTGATCCAGTCTCTCCATCGCCGCCTGAGCGCTGCGCGTCCGCCCCAAGCGGAGGCGAATGACATCGCTCCAATCATGAACAGGTGATAGTTGTCGGCCCAGCGCATGAGCGACAGGAAAGTCGCAGACGCGAATAGCGCCAGCAGACACCAGAAATAGATCGTTCCAAGCCTCGAATGACGGCCGCGACGCTTCTCGCTCAACATTGCGAGTGCGCCAACACCAACGCATGCAATCCCGAGCGGGATATGCAATGCGAAAACGACGGTGAGAAAGACAGGATCGGTCGAGGGAATTTCGATGCCCGCGACGATGGTTGTCTCGCCGCCCGTCATGACGTTCGCTCGGTCGTTGGAGCCGTGACCATCATCGCATCTGCTGCCACCGACGGACCACTGACGACGAAAGCCGCCGTTCCGCAGACGAGGGAAAGTCCGGAGCAGATCGCCAGTACCGCTGCGTAGCTTCCCGTCCATTCGATGCTTGCCGCGAAGGGAAGGGGCCCCAATGCCGCGCCCGCGACACCGAACACGAACGACGTTCCTCTGATTGCGCCAAGATGGTCGCGACCAAAATACTGCGCGTAGCCGGCGGCGTTGATCGCTTGCTGCGAGCCGTATGCGCCGCCCAGGCTCAATGCATAGAGCCAGCTCACGGCAACGCTGCCACCGAATGCGGGTAGGACGGACGCAAGTGCAAGCATGCCCATCGCCAGCGGAACCAGGCGTCGCGGTTCAAAGCGATCCACCAGAATCCCGGTGCCGATCGTGGCGACGGCCTGAACGCCGCCGGTTAGCGCCAGCAGCGTCAGCGCATCGACATAGGCTACTCCGGCGGTCTGCATGATCGAGAAGTGATTGAGCAGGAGCGCGGTGCCCACCGCATTGGTCAGGAAGCCGGCCGCACACAGCAACCAAAATGCGCCCGTGCGAAGCGCCTGTTGTCGCGAAAACGACGGCTCAGGCTGCGGCTCTTTCGATGGCCGCGCGAGCCCGGCGTCCGGGCTGAGACCAAATTTTTCCGGGCGATCCCGGAAGAGAAGAGCGGCGACCGGCAGAATGGTCAGTGCGACGCTTCCGGCAAGCGCAAGATAGGCGCCTCTCCAACCGAATTGCGAAATGAGAAAGTCGTTTCCTTGCGGAAACACCATTGATCCGGCCGCGAGCCCGAGACTGGCGGCCGCTGCCGCAATTCCGCGCCGTCGCACAAACCACAGATTGACGACCTGCTGGCTGACGAGACTGAGGCCGCCGATGGCAGCGCCACGCAGGAAGGCAAAGCCCATCAGCAGCGTGAGCGCGGACTGAACGCACGCCATGAACGCGCAGGCCAAGGCAAGTCCCAGGGCGATGATGGTGGCGGTCGGCCGCGGTCCAAGCCGGTCGATCCAGCGGCCGATCGCTGGTGCCGGGAGGATTCCTGCGAGCGTGCCGGCTGCATAGGCGATCGAGGCCGAGGTGCGCGAGATGCCGAGTTCGCTGGTGATCGGATCGAAGAAGACGGAGACGCCCGCCGTCTGGCCGGGCAGCGTCATGAAGGAGCCGAAAGTGCCGGCCCCCAATATGATCCAGCCGTAGTGAATGGTCGGCAATTTTGAGCGAGCCGGCTGCGGTAATTCAGCCCGCATGGCGCGCGGCCTCTGCCGGCACGTCGTCTTCAAACCCCTCGCAACAATGCTCGCGCAAGAAGCCAATGACTGAATCGATCTGATGGTATTGCGCGCGGCAAATCACCTGCCGCCCGATCTTTTCCTGCGCGACGAGACCGGCGCCGACCAGGCCCCGCAGATGAAAAGCCAAAGTCGAAGCCGCCAGATCGAGCCGGGTTTGTATCTCGCTGATGTTGAGACCAGGAGGACCGGCGCGAACGAGCAGGCGATAGATGTCCAGGCGAGTGAGGTTGCCGAGTTCGGCGAGGCAGCGTGCGGCGAGCTCACGGTCCATGGTTCTTCTTATCGCCTGGGCTCCGAAATCACAACCATAATACCGGTTTTATAGTTATTTTAACGCGTCATCGAGGCGAGATGTCGATCACTCGCGTGCGGCCCCCTTAAGCGG from Bradyrhizobium arachidis carries:
- a CDS encoding lysylphosphatidylglycerol synthase domain-containing protein, which gives rise to MLEAIRRATSFLRQKQILHKLGVVISVTVIGIACYVLYHMLRGIDFNEVVEAIKSTEPSQIAMAALFVTAGYFTLTFYDLFATRAIGHAHVPYRINALAAFTSYSIGHNVGASVFTGGAVRYRIYSAWGLNAIDVAKICFLAGLTFWLGNAAVLGLGIAYHPEAAASIDQLPAWLNRTLALMIIAGLVAYVVWVWTQPRVVGRGPWTVVLPGGPLTLLQIAIGIVDLGFCALAMYVLVPDEPNLGFVVVAVIFVSATLLGFASHSPGGLGVFDAAMLVGLWQMDREELLGGMLLFRVLYYLSPFVISVILLTFREVIIGARSKRLQQAALKLDPGPPPEAVYARERSDKGA
- a CDS encoding cell wall metabolism sensor histidine kinase WalK, giving the protein MAIDAHSSPSVQPWSDRLRHSAIILIVAALALSVVVSLGELSVVRAAAVFLCIAAAALIPWRLHDAAASRDDVRRINPVESAAVAAVVSGMPDPAVLLDRAGRVIHLNAAAAQLAPALRKNELAQFALRSPEIITALREAIATTEQRRADYLDHVPVDRWMELIITPVAVPTLFGGTDKCMLMTFHDQTPLRRVEEMRADFVANASHELRTPLAALSGFIDTLQGQAKDDPKARERFLGIMHNQATRMARLIDDLLSLSRVELSAHVRPDTLVDLIPIIRQVADGLEPLARERQVEVETDLPEPPVMIAGDREELLRLFENLIENALKYGASGGRVIVSLGTLPAADGTPELRVMVRDFGPGIAPEHLPRLTERFYRVDVGDSRSQGGTGLGLSLVKHILNRHRGRLMIESVPKQGATFTACFPQAKAPVAH
- a CDS encoding GDCCVxC domain-containing (seleno)protein gives rise to the protein MQLQSTLTCPKCGHRATETMPVDACQFFYDCGGCGIRLRPQPGDCCVFCSYGSVPCPPIQENGKGACGG
- a CDS encoding MFS transporter, translated to MRAELPQPARSKLPTIHYGWIILGAGTFGSFMTLPGQTAGVSVFFDPITSELGISRTSASIAYAAGTLAGILPAPAIGRWIDRLGPRPTATIIALGLALACAFMACVQSALTLLMGFAFLRGAAIGGLSLVSQQVVNLWFVRRRGIAAAAASLGLAAGSMVFPQGNDFLISQFGWRGAYLALAGSVALTILPVAALLFRDRPEKFGLSPDAGLARPSKEPQPEPSFSRQQALRTGAFWLLCAAGFLTNAVGTALLLNHFSIMQTAGVAYVDALTLLALTGGVQAVATIGTGILVDRFEPRRLVPLAMGMLALASVLPAFGGSVAVSWLYALSLGGAYGSQQAINAAGYAQYFGRDHLGAIRGTSFVFGVAGAALGPLPFAASIEWTGSYAAVLAICSGLSLVCGTAAFVVSGPSVAADAMMVTAPTTERTS
- a CDS encoding helix-turn-helix transcriptional regulator, which translates into the protein MDRELAARCLAELGNLTRLDIYRLLVRAGPPGLNISEIQTRLDLAASTLAFHLRGLVGAGLVAQEKIGRQVICRAQYHQIDSVIGFLREHCCEGFEDDVPAEAARHAG